The Bacteroidota bacterium region TGTGGAGTTGAGGTGGGAGTATATTTATAAAGGTAGTGTGCGTGATTTTTATCCACCGGTAGATAGTTTGCCGACTTCGGAGAATGGATATCAGATTTATGCGGAAAACATTGGTAAGTTAACGAAGTCGCAACAAAAGAAATTAGTAAGTACACTGGGCAAAGTATTGTCTGCCGAAGATTTGAAAAAGAAAATAGATTTTGCCTTTTTGTGTCTTCATGGTCCTAATGGTGAAGATGGTCGTATTCAAGGATTGTTGGAGTATTTGTCAATTCCTTATTCTGGAGCAGGAATTTTATCGTCAGCAATTGGGATAGACAAAACGATTCAAAAAGAGTTGATGATAAATGCGGGGTTTAAAAGCCCTTCGTATTTTACAATCAAAAGAAACGAATGGGTTTACCAAAAAGACCATAATACAGTTGCTATAATTGCTGCTAAAATTAAAAGTACCCTTGGTTTTCCTTGTGTTGTTAAATCGGCTACACAAGGCTCTTCTATTGGGATAAGTATTGTGTCGGAAGAATCTCATCAAGCAATTGCAGATGCCATTGATAAAAGTTTTTTTTGCAGAGAAATAAAAAAAGAATTTTGGGAAACCCTACAAACTGAGCAGCGAGTTGAATATATTCGCGTGTTAACAGATATTCGAGAGGGCATTGGAATGCCTGTAGATTGTGCAGTTGGACGATCTGTAGAAACTATTTACCATCCGGAAAAATTATTGAGTTTTGTAAACGAAAAACTAGAAGGTTTTGATTCTATTTATTTAGAAGGACATGATGCCGAAGCAATTGTATTGATTGAGCAGTTTATCGAGGGAAAAGAATTCTCGTGCATTGTTGTTCAAAACGAACATGGAAATGGTTTGGCTTTGCCGCCAACGGAGATAAGAAAGGGAAAAGAATTGTTTGATTATCGATCTAAGTATTTACCCGGGTTGTCTCGAAAAATTACTCCAATCGAATTGCCCGATGAACAAATAAATAAAATAAGAACAGAGTGCGAGCGATTATTTAGAAGCTTAAATTTTGGTGTATATGCCCGCATTGATGGATTTATAAATGGTGTAGGCGAAGTGTTTTTAAACGACCCCAATACCACATCGGGAATGATGCCATCTTCATTCTTTTTTCATCAGGCTGCCGAAATTGGATTGAATCCATCACAGTTTTTAACTTATATAATTCGAACCTCAATAGCACAGCGTGTCAACGACTCTAAGAACTTAGAATTTGCAAAGCTTGTAACGTCCTTAGATAAAGCGATTGATAAAGATAGAAAAGCAGTTTCTTCAAAAATAAGAATTGGTGTATTGCTAGGAGGTTATTCTTCCGAGCGACATATATCGGTTGAAAGTGGTAGAAATATTTACGAGAAATTGTCATCTTCTACTAAGTACGAACCTATTCCAATTTTCTTAACTGGAAGTAACGAAGAACATGAATTGTTCCAAATTCCTATAAATATTCTTTTGAAAGACAATGCAGATGATATAAAGGAGAAAATAAATAATTTTAAAACACATCCCGTTGTAAGAGATATTATAACACAATGTTCTTCTATCACATCTAAATATGCGGCAAAGAATCAGCTGGGTGCTCCCCAAAAAATTTCGTATTCAGATTTAACCAATTTAGTTGATGGTGTATTCATTGCTTTGCATGGCCGACCTGGAGAAGATGGCGCAGTGCAAGAGAAATTAGATAAATTGAATATTCCATATAATGGTTCGGGGGTAGAGAGTTCGCGCATTACTATAGATAAGTATAGAACAAATGAAATTTTGAAACAAAACGGGTTGCTGATTGCCAATCATTTGTTGGTAAGCGATTTGGAGTGGCACACTGCAAAAAATAGTTTGTTGGAAAAAATTGTAAATGAAATTAAGTTCCCGCTTATAGCCAAGCCTGTGGATGACGGATGTAGTTCTGCAGTTAAAAAGATTAAAAGCATTGAGGAGCTAGAAGCATTTGCAGAGCTTATATTTAGAACTTCTAATGAGTTGAATACAAAAGCTGCGGAGATGCTTCATATTAAACCAAAAGAAGAGTTCCCGTCAAAAAAAGTAATGTTGATAGAAGAGTTAATTTCTAAGCGCGATGCCATACATTTTTTAGAAATTACCGGAGGTATGCTTACTAAGTTTGATGAATTTGGACGTGTTTCGTATGAAGTTTTTGAAGCATCGGAAGCATTAAGCGAAGGAGATGTATTGTCGTTAGAAGAAAAATTTTTAGCAGGACAAGGACAAAATATTACTCCTGCGCGCTATTCGGCTAATAAAGAAGAAAGGCAATTGATTTCGAATAAGGTAAAAGAAGAATTAGGTAAGGCTGCGAAAATATTGAACATAAACGGATATACGCGTATTGATGCTTTTGTTCGGGTTTATGATGTGAATAGAGTAGAGGTTATTTTTATAGAGGTAAACTCTTTACCTGGGATGACCCCTGCAACATGTATTTTCCATCAGTCGGCAATTAATGGATACAAACCATTTGATTTTATTGATAAAATTTTAGATTTTGGATTTCAACGAAAACGCAAATCAGCACAACAACTAGCCTAATGGGAGTAATAAATTTTTTTAAGAAACATCCATTTGTAAGAAATATACTTTTCTCTATACTGGGAGCGGTGTTTTTTTTATGGCTTGTTTTTTTTATGATGAACTATTATACGTTGCACGGAAAAACGGTTGAAGTTCCTGATTTTAAAGGTGTTTCCGTAGCCCGTTTGGAAGATTTTGTAAAAGGAAAAGAGGTAACCTATTTAGTGATAGATTCTATTTTTGATGCCAAGGCAGAGAAAGGTGTTGTATTAAAGCAAGACCCGGAGCCTCAAACAATGGTAAAAAAAGATAGAACAATTTATTTGTATGTAACTGCTGTTATGCCTCCTCAAGTAGCAATGCCAAAGTTGCAAGATAAATCATTAAGACAGGCCGTTTCATTGATAGAAACATACGGTTTGCGTTTGGGCAGAATAAAATACAAGGCAGATCAGTGTAGTAATTGCGTTTTGGAGCAACAAGTAAAAGGTGTAAAAGTTGAAATAGGTAAGATGGTTCCAAAAGGAACTATTGTTGATTTGCTAGTTGGGAAAGGATTGGGAGATGAGCAAATTACAATCCCTTATCTAATTGGTTACACAAGACAAGAGGCTTTTGAGCGGTTGGGCGAACTATCTTTATTACTAGGCTCTGTTAGTTACGATGTGCCTTCAGATTCTTTAAAATCAAAAGTGTACAAGCAATTTCCGGTATCGGGGAATGAAAGGTATATTAACTCCGGAGCATCAATCGATATATTTTTAACAACTGATAACTCTAAATTCCCTAGCTTATTAGAAGATACGCTAAGCTTGGAGGCAGAATAATTTTTTTGTGGGTACTAATTAATTTATAATGCGTTTTTTTTTAGTTTGTGTTTTACTGCTTTTTTTTCAAATTAATTTACAGTGCCAAGTTTCGGATTCATTGCTTGTTGGGGTTGATATTGTTTTTCCAATTATAAAACCGAATACACTGTCAGTACATCCATTAGGAATGTATATTGCTAGAATAAATCACAATTTTAAAACATATGCACAGCAAAAAAAATCTTTTTCATTTGAAATATCAAATGGAAATGTATGGCTACCATATGTAAAATCATATGAATTGCAAGATGTTGTTGATCAAAAAATAGCCGAGGGTATTCCTTGGCACGAGCGAGAAGGAAAGTTTGATGTGAATACTGTCCTTTCAAAAACGAAAGAGTTTTTGGCAGATGGAGTGTTGCGTTCATACAGAATGTCTTTTTGCTTGCCAATAAATACAACCCAGGAGATAACTATTGGAATTCGTTCGTATTCGCTCGATAAAGGGAAAGGTCCTTTTTCGTTAGTAACATCGGATAATTCGATTGAGTGGTTTCATAGTAATATTGCGGGTGGCGAGGATCCTTTTTCTAGAAAATTTTATGGTTTAAATAATGCGCAAATTGTGTATAAAGATGCAAACGATAATTATGTAAGAATGAACTCTGGCGATTTTGTAATACCGGGAATTGAATTGGATTATCTGTATTATCCTAAACTAACAATAAACGATAAACGAAAAATATATCTGAATTTTGGGGCTCACATAGGTGTAAACACCTCGCAGTATAATCCTGTTGCAGATATAGGTTTTTCGACATCTGGTGTAAAGAAAATTAATTTTGCAAAAAATAAATCGTTAGAATTGGGAATAAGTGCTGGTGCATTGCGCCAAGCTACTATTGTGTATGGAAATAGGGTTGCTATTAGTGGTAGAAAATTTATTTCAAGTTTTGAAAGTAATGTTACCTATCAAAAGCAACTAAAAAAGAAACGTGCAATTTCTTTAGCTCTTAACTATAATTTGCAATCAGCTTATTTTAATCCTTCCGATT contains the following coding sequences:
- a CDS encoding D-alanine--D-alanine ligase, whose protein sequence is MRIGILFGGSSREREISFAGGRTVYDNLNKSLFDAVPIFVDSFGNFVELRWEYIYKGSVRDFYPPVDSLPTSENGYQIYAENIGKLTKSQQKKLVSTLGKVLSAEDLKKKIDFAFLCLHGPNGEDGRIQGLLEYLSIPYSGAGILSSAIGIDKTIQKELMINAGFKSPSYFTIKRNEWVYQKDHNTVAIIAAKIKSTLGFPCVVKSATQGSSIGISIVSEESHQAIADAIDKSFFCREIKKEFWETLQTEQRVEYIRVLTDIREGIGMPVDCAVGRSVETIYHPEKLLSFVNEKLEGFDSIYLEGHDAEAIVLIEQFIEGKEFSCIVVQNEHGNGLALPPTEIRKGKELFDYRSKYLPGLSRKITPIELPDEQINKIRTECERLFRSLNFGVYARIDGFINGVGEVFLNDPNTTSGMMPSSFFFHQAAEIGLNPSQFLTYIIRTSIAQRVNDSKNLEFAKLVTSLDKAIDKDRKAVSSKIRIGVLLGGYSSERHISVESGRNIYEKLSSSTKYEPIPIFLTGSNEEHELFQIPINILLKDNADDIKEKINNFKTHPVVRDIITQCSSITSKYAAKNQLGAPQKISYSDLTNLVDGVFIALHGRPGEDGAVQEKLDKLNIPYNGSGVESSRITIDKYRTNEILKQNGLLIANHLLVSDLEWHTAKNSLLEKIVNEIKFPLIAKPVDDGCSSAVKKIKSIEELEAFAELIFRTSNELNTKAAEMLHIKPKEEFPSKKVMLIEELISKRDAIHFLEITGGMLTKFDEFGRVSYEVFEASEALSEGDVLSLEEKFLAGQGQNITPARYSANKEERQLISNKVKEELGKAAKILNINGYTRIDAFVRVYDVNRVEVIFIEVNSLPGMTPATCIFHQSAINGYKPFDFIDKILDFGFQRKRKSAQQLA
- a CDS encoding PASTA domain-containing protein; this encodes MGVINFFKKHPFVRNILFSILGAVFFLWLVFFMMNYYTLHGKTVEVPDFKGVSVARLEDFVKGKEVTYLVIDSIFDAKAEKGVVLKQDPEPQTMVKKDRTIYLYVTAVMPPQVAMPKLQDKSLRQAVSLIETYGLRLGRIKYKADQCSNCVLEQQVKGVKVEIGKMVPKGTIVDLLVGKGLGDEQITIPYLIGYTRQEAFERLGELSLLLGSVSYDVPSDSLKSKVYKQFPVSGNERYINSGASIDIFLTTDNSKFPSLLEDTLSLEAE